A stretch of Brassica napus cultivar Da-Ae chromosome C6, Da-Ae, whole genome shotgun sequence DNA encodes these proteins:
- the LOC106454129 gene encoding berberine bridge enzyme-like 1 → MKKLSCLIIFLSLASSSLAVDPSNQPIYESFLKCFSNQTCTAPNKLCDVVLPQSSASFTPTLRAYIRNARYNTSTSPKPLIVIAARSEAHVQATVLCTKSLNFQLKTRSGGHDYDGVSYISNRPYFVLDMSYLRNITVDMADGGGSAWVGAGATLGEVYYSIWQKSKSHGFPAGVCPTVGAGGHISGGGYGNMIRKYGLSVDYVTDAKIVDVNGRILDRKSMGEDLFWAIGGGGGASFGVILAFKIKLVAVPPTVTVFRVEKTLEENALDMVHKWQFVAPKTSPDLFMRLLLQPKTMNTTQTVRASVVALFLGRQSDLLSLLGKEFPELGLRTENCTEMTWIQSVMWWANSDNATLIKPEILLDREPDSASFLKRKSDYVETEISKEGLGFLFTKLMETGKLGLVFNPYGGIMCQVPTTKTPFPHRKRLFKVQHSMNWKDAGIEAENSFMEKTRSFYSYMAPFVTKNPRHTYLNYRDLEIGTNSHGPNSYREAEVYGRKYFGENFDRLVKVKTAVDPENFFRDEQSVPTLPTKPSMR, encoded by the coding sequence atgaagaaactctcttgtttaattatatttcttAGCCTTGCCTCAAGTTCTCTCGCTGTCGACCCGTCGAATCAGCCAATTTACGAAAGCTTTCTCAAGTGTTTCAGCAACCAAACATGTACAGCTCCAAATAAGCTATGCGACGTTGTTTTGCCACAGAGCAGTGCCAGTTTCACCCCGACGCTGCGTGCCTACATCCGAAACGCGCGTTACAACACTTCCACATCCCCCAAACCTTTGATCGTAATCGCGGCGCGTTCGGAGGCCCACGTCCAGGCCACCGTCCTCTGTACCAAATCTCTCAACTTCCAGCTCAAGACTCGTAGCGGCGGCCACGACTACGATGGCGTTTCCTACATATCTAACCGCCCTTACTTCGTCCTCGACATGTCGTATCTCCGTAACATCACGGTCGATATGGCCGACGGCGGCGGCTCTGCATGGGTCGGAGCCGGCGCTACTCTGGGCGAGGTTTATTACAGCATTTGGCAGAAAAGCAAATCTCATGGTTTTCCCGCCGGAGTCTGTCCCACCGTCGGCGCTGGAGGTCACATTAGCGGCGGAGGCTACGGAAACATGATCAGAAAATACGGACTCTCCGTTGATTACGTCACCGACGCCAAGATCGTGGACGTGAACGGGAGGATTCTTGATAGGAAATCGATGGGAGAGGATCTTTTCTGGGCGATTGGAGGCGGGGGAGGTGCGAGCTTCGGTGTGATCTTAGCCTTCAAGATAAAACTCGTTGCTGTTCCTCCGACAGTGACTGTGTTCAGAGTGGAGAAAACGCTAGAGGAAAATGCACTAGACATGGTCCATAAATGGCAGTTTGTTGCTCCCAAGACAAGCCCGGATCTGTTCATGAGGCTACTCTTGCAACCCAAGACGATGAACACAACTCAGACGGTTCGAGCGTCGGTGGTGGCCTTGTTCTTGGGGAGACAGAGCGACCTCTTGTCTCTGCTGGGCAAAGAATTCCCGGAGCTTGGTCTGAGGACGGAGAACTGCACGGAGATGACGTGGATACAGTCGGTGATGTGGTGGGCCAACAGCGATAACGCCACGCTGATTAAACCCGAGATTCTGCTGGATAGAGAGCCTGATTCAGCGTCTTTCTTGAAAAGGAAATCGGATTACGTGGAGACAGAGATCAGCAAAGAAGGTCTAGGTTTCCTGTTTACCAAGTTGATGGAGACTGGGAAACTAGGGCTCGTCTTCAATCCCTATGGAGGGATAATGTGCCAAGTGCCTACCACGAAGACCCCCTTCCCTCACAGGAAAAGGCTATTCAAGGTGCAGCACTCGATGAACTGGAAAGATGCGGGGATAGAAGCGGAGAACAGTTTCATGGAAAAGACCAGAAGCTTCTACAGCTACATGGCTCCTTTCGTCACCAAGAATCCTAGGCACACGTATCTCAACTACAGGGATCTTGAGATAGGGACCAACAGTCATGGCCCAAACAGTTATAGAGAAGCAGAGGTTTACGGGAGAAAGTACTTCGGAGAGAATTTTGATCGGTTGGTCAAAGTAAAAACAGCAGTGGATCCAGAAAACTTCTTCAGGGATGAGCAGAGTGTACCTACCTTGCCCACTAAGCCATCCATGAGATAG
- the LOC106454130 gene encoding uncharacterized protein LOC106454130, with protein MRSHFQQVNQSLFHVSLLHLCGISIFSYAVGDAWRRLCLSWFPFWRKNQDSRVAYIFDVSRFPPSTEYSKCNRLLSAHSFSYTLIEDISNSSSLEHTIISKSGGGQLDLLIFDTSFKILETVKRLCAKRGLLVRMTHEFDHHKDNEFLEEWSKRRKERAKLHQSAGNLATGDYTGSFRFRDRIHLG; from the exons ATGAGAAGCCACTTCCAGCAAGTTAATCAAAGCCTCTTTCATGTCTCCCTGCTGCATCTATGTGGAATCTCAATCTTTAGTTACGCCGTAGGTGATGCATGGAGAAGACTATGTCTGTCTTGGTTTCCTTTTTGGAGAAAAAATCAAGATTCAAGAGTGGCTTATATATTCGATGTTTCACGTTTTCCTCCAAGCACTGAGTACAGCAAGTGTAACAGATTGCTTAGTGCacattctttttcttatactctCATAGAAGATATCTCAAACTCATCGTCTTTGGAGCATACAATTATATCAAAATCTGGTGGTGGACAACTAGATCTGCTTATCTTTGATACATCATTTAAG ATACTAGAGACAGTCAAACGTCTGTGTGCTAAAAGAGGTCTTTTAGTCAGAATGACGCACGAGTTTGATCACCACAAGGACAACGAGTTTCTTGAAGAATGGTCTAAAAG GAGGAAGGAGCGAGCAAAATTGCACCAGTCTGCTGGTAACCTTGCTACAGGAGACTACACTGGTTCATTCAGATTTCGTGATCGGATTCATCTCGGTTAA